The DNA sequence TTCAGAACGGGGTATCACCTGTATTTAATCTATGTTATTATACTCTATTTTCACCCAGCGGTGAAGATTTTGCTCAATTTATGTATACGCGTTCGCCTGATATCGAATGACGCTCCTCGTCACTCCGTTAAACCCGGCTAATAGGCACGCGTAACAGAACAGCCCGGCTAGGCTCTGGTGATGTAGTCGCCTGTTCTGGTGTCGACCTTGACTATGTCGCCTATCTTAATAAAAAGCGGTACCTGCACGAGCGCGCCCGTTTCGAGCGTGGCGGGCTTAGTGGCGCCGCTCGCGGTGTCACCCTTCAAGCCGGGATCGGTCTCCGTTACCTCAAGCTCCACGGTTATCGGCAACTCTATGGCTATCGCTTGCCCCTCATGCATTGCGATAAGAACATTCATGTTTTCTTTTAGAAAGTTCGTCTCACTACTTAGAAACGCCGCCGGCAGACCTATCTGCTC is a window from the Actinomycetota bacterium genome containing:
- the efp gene encoding elongation factor P, whose amino-acid sequence is MISTNEFKNGMTIYVDGVLYQIVDFQHVKPGKGGAFVRTKLKNFKTGAVVDRTFRAGEKFDQAVVNRRSMQYLYNDGSEYMFMDTETYEQIGLPAAFLSSETNFLKENMNVLIAMHEGQAIAIELPITVELEVTETDPGLKGDTASGATKPATLETGALVQVPLFIKIGDIVKVDTRTGDYITRA